The Sphaerospermopsis torques-reginae ITEP-024 genome has a window encoding:
- the rplF gene encoding 50S ribosomal protein L6: MSRIGKRPITVPAKVQVAIDGTKVVVKGPKGELSRDLPANVIVSQEGETLLVTRRDETRTSRQMHGLSRTLVANMVEGVSQGFQRRLEIQGVGYRAQVQGRNLVLNIGYSHQVQIEPPDGVQFAVENNTNVIVSGYDKEVVGNTAAKIRAVRPPEPYKGKGIRYAGEVVRRKAGKTGGKGKK, from the coding sequence ATGTCTCGTATTGGTAAACGTCCAATTACTGTTCCCGCCAAAGTACAAGTGGCGATTGATGGCACAAAGGTAGTGGTGAAAGGTCCCAAGGGAGAACTTTCCCGTGACCTACCTGCCAATGTCATTGTTTCCCAAGAAGGGGAAACATTGTTGGTGACACGTCGGGATGAAACCCGTACCTCTAGACAAATGCACGGTTTAAGCCGAACTTTAGTTGCCAACATGGTTGAAGGCGTATCCCAAGGTTTTCAACGGCGCTTGGAAATTCAAGGGGTCGGTTATCGCGCCCAAGTTCAAGGCCGTAACCTAGTTTTGAATATCGGTTATAGCCATCAAGTACAAATTGAACCACCAGACGGAGTTCAGTTTGCTGTAGAAAATAACACCAACGTCATCGTCAGTGGCTATGACAAAGAAGTGGTAGGCAACACAGCAGCGAAAATTCGCGCTGTACGTCCACCTGAACCATACAAAGGTAAAGGTATCCGCTACGCCGGTGAAGTGGTCAGACGCAAAGCTGGTAAGACTGGTGGTAAAGGTAAGAAGTAA
- the rpsH gene encoding 30S ribosomal protein S8 gives MAANDTIADMLTRIRNANLARHQTTQVPATKMTRSIAKVLQQEGFISEVSEAGEGVKRNLVISLKYKGKNRQPLITALKRVSKPGLRVYSNRKDLPRVLGGIGIAIISTSSGIMTDREARRQNLGGEVLCYVW, from the coding sequence ATGGCGGCTAACGACACAATTGCAGATATGCTGACGCGCATCCGCAATGCTAACCTGGCAAGGCATCAAACAACACAAGTGCCAGCGACAAAAATGACTCGTAGTATTGCCAAGGTACTACAACAAGAAGGCTTTATTTCTGAAGTTTCAGAAGCCGGAGAAGGGGTCAAGCGTAACTTAGTAATTTCCCTGAAATACAAAGGTAAAAATCGCCAACCCTTAATTACAGCACTGAAGCGTGTAAGTAAACCTGGTTTGCGAGTTTACTCCAACAGAAAAGACTTACCAAGAGTGCTAGGTGGCATCGGTATTGCCATTATTTCTACATCCAGTGGGATTATGACTGACCGTGAAGCGCGTCGTCAGAACTTGGGTGGTGAAGTGCTTTGCTACGTTTGGTAA
- the rplE gene encoding 50S ribosomal protein L5 has translation MATTRLKTVYQETIVPKLTQQFQYTNVHQVPKVVKITVNRGLGEAAQNAKALEASLNEIALITGQKPVVTRAKKAIAGFKIRQGMPVGIMVTLRGERMYAFLDRLISLSLPRIRDFRGVSPKSFDGRGNYTLGVREQLIFPEVEYDSIDQIRGLDISIITTAKNDEEGRALLKEMGMPFRDQ, from the coding sequence ATGGCGACAACTAGACTCAAAACTGTATATCAAGAGACAATTGTCCCCAAACTAACCCAACAGTTTCAGTACACTAACGTACATCAAGTACCGAAAGTGGTGAAAATCACTGTTAACCGGGGTTTGGGTGAAGCTGCTCAAAATGCTAAAGCATTAGAAGCATCTTTAAACGAAATAGCCCTGATTACTGGTCAAAAACCAGTAGTGACAAGAGCAAAAAAGGCGATCGCAGGCTTCAAAATTCGTCAAGGTATGCCTGTTGGCATCATGGTGACTCTCAGAGGCGAACGGATGTATGCCTTTCTCGACCGTCTGATCAGCCTTTCATTACCTAGAATCCGCGACTTTCGCGGTGTTAGCCCCAAAAGCTTTGATGGGCGGGGTAACTATACTCTAGGTGTACGAGAACAGCTAATTTTTCCAGAAGTCGAGTACGACAGCATCGATCAAATCCGTGGTTTAGATATCTCTATCATTACCACAGCGAAAAACGACGAAGAGGGTCGTGCCTTACTTAAAGAAATGGGAATGCCCTTTCGCGATCAATAA
- the rplX gene encoding 50S ribosomal protein L24: MAKPKPKVFHKMHVKTGDTVQVIAGKDKGKVGEVIKALPQDSKVIVKGVNIKTKHIKPQQEGESGRIVNQEYPIHSSNVMLYSTKQNVASRVCYTFTAEGKKVRMLKKTGEILDK; the protein is encoded by the coding sequence ATGGCAAAGCCAAAACCTAAAGTGTTTCATAAAATGCACGTCAAAACCGGCGACACTGTACAAGTGATAGCTGGTAAAGATAAAGGCAAAGTGGGAGAAGTGATTAAAGCACTACCCCAAGACAGCAAAGTTATTGTTAAAGGTGTCAACATTAAGACTAAGCACATTAAACCTCAGCAAGAAGGTGAGTCTGGTCGGATTGTTAACCAAGAGTATCCTATTCATAGTTCCAATGTGATGCTCTATTCCACCAAGCAAAACGTCGCTAGTCGTGTCTGCTACACTTTCACCGCTGAAGGGAAGAAAGTGAGAATGTTGAAAAAAACAGGTGAGATTTTAGATAAATAA
- the rplN gene encoding 50S ribosomal protein L14, producing MIQPQTYLNVADNSGAKKLMCIRVLGAGNRRYGGVGDKIIAVVKESNPNMAVKKSDVVEAVIVRTKKSINRDSGMSIRFDDNAAVIINKDGNPRGTRVFGPVARELRDKNFTKIVSLAPEVL from the coding sequence GTGATTCAACCCCAAACCTACCTCAATGTTGCCGATAATAGCGGAGCCAAAAAACTCATGTGCATCCGCGTATTAGGCGCAGGTAATCGTCGCTATGGTGGCGTAGGCGATAAAATTATCGCTGTTGTGAAAGAGTCTAACCCCAACATGGCTGTAAAAAAGTCTGATGTTGTGGAGGCAGTAATTGTTCGCACCAAGAAAAGTATTAATCGTGACAGCGGTATGAGCATTCGTTTTGATGATAATGCCGCAGTCATCATCAACAAAGATGGTAATCCCAGAGGTACACGGGTGTTTGGACCAGTGGCAAGGGAATTACGCGATAAAAACTTTACCAAAATAGTTTCTCTCGCGCCGGAGGTGCTGTAA
- the rpsQ gene encoding 30S ribosomal protein S17 has translation MALKERVGLVVSDKMQKTVVVAVENRSSHPKYGKTVVKTRRYKAHDEENTCKVGDRVRIQETRPLSKTKRWQVAEILNAKATT, from the coding sequence ATGGCACTCAAAGAAAGAGTTGGCTTGGTAGTGAGCGATAAAATGCAAAAAACCGTGGTGGTTGCTGTAGAAAACCGCTCTTCTCACCCCAAGTACGGTAAAACCGTAGTGAAAACCCGGCGCTACAAAGCTCACGACGAAGAAAATACCTGTAAAGTGGGCGATCGCGTCCGCATTCAGGAAACTAGACCCCTGAGCAAAACTAAGCGTTGGCAAGTCGCAGAAATCCTCAACGCTAAAGCTACAACATAA
- the rpmC gene encoding 50S ribosomal protein L29 produces the protein MPLPKISEARELSDEKLAEEIVAVKKQLFQLRLQKATRQLEKPHQFRHARHRLAQLLTVEGERKRAGSQATKEEK, from the coding sequence ATGCCTCTTCCCAAAATTTCAGAAGCTAGAGAATTAAGTGACGAGAAACTGGCTGAAGAAATAGTCGCTGTGAAAAAACAACTATTTCAACTACGCTTGCAAAAAGCTACCAGACAGTTAGAAAAACCCCACCAGTTTAGACACGCCCGCCATCGTCTGGCTCAACTGTTAACAGTAGAAGGCGAACGCAAACGGGCTGGAAGTCAAGCTACTAAGGAAGAAAAGTAG
- the rplP gene encoding 50S ribosomal protein L16, whose product MLSPKRTKFRKQQRGRMEGLAHRGSTLNFGDFALQAQEPCWITSRQIEASRRAMTRYIRRGGKIWIRIFPDKPVTMRPAETRMGSGKGNPEFWVAVVKPGRILFEIAGVSEEIAREAMRLAAYKLPIKTKFIVRSQPQEQE is encoded by the coding sequence ATGTTAAGTCCTAAAAGAACGAAATTCCGCAAACAACAACGCGGACGCATGGAGGGTCTAGCACACCGTGGCAGTACCCTGAACTTTGGGGATTTTGCCCTACAGGCACAAGAACCATGCTGGATTACTTCCCGGCAAATCGAAGCTTCCCGTCGGGCAATGACTCGTTACATTCGCCGGGGTGGTAAAATCTGGATTCGCATTTTCCCAGATAAACCTGTAACCATGCGTCCCGCAGAAACCCGGATGGGTTCTGGTAAAGGTAATCCCGAATTTTGGGTAGCAGTAGTTAAACCAGGTCGGATTTTGTTTGAAATCGCTGGTGTATCCGAAGAAATAGCTCGTGAAGCTATGAGATTGGCGGCTTATAAGTTACCCATCAAAACCAAGTTTATTGTGCGCTCTCAACCACAGGAGCAAGAATAG
- the rpsC gene encoding 30S ribosomal protein S3: protein MGQKIHPVGFRLGITQEHQSRWFAVPDRYPALLQEDHKLRQYIEQKLGRNAQNNAGISEIRIERKADQIDLELRTARPGVVVGRGGQGIESLRTGLQDLLGGQRQIRINVVEVQKVDADAYLIAEYIAQQLERRVSFRRVVRQAIQRAQRAGVQGIKVQVGGRLNGAEIARTEWTREGRVPLHTLRADIDYSYCTAQTIYGILGIKVWVFKGEIIPGQEEAPQPSGREREPRRRDQKRRRQQFEDRSNEA from the coding sequence GTGGGACAGAAAATTCATCCAGTCGGTTTTCGTCTGGGTATTACACAAGAACATCAATCCCGTTGGTTCGCAGTTCCTGACCGTTATCCAGCACTGCTGCAAGAAGACCACAAACTCCGTCAATACATAGAACAAAAACTGGGAAGAAACGCTCAAAACAACGCTGGTATTTCCGAAATCCGCATTGAGCGCAAAGCTGACCAAATCGACCTAGAACTACGGACAGCTAGACCAGGGGTAGTAGTAGGTCGGGGTGGACAAGGTATAGAATCACTGCGTACCGGACTGCAAGACTTGTTAGGTGGTCAACGGCAAATTCGCATTAACGTTGTGGAAGTGCAAAAAGTTGATGCTGATGCTTATTTAATTGCCGAATACATCGCTCAACAATTAGAACGCCGTGTTTCCTTCCGTCGGGTAGTGCGCCAAGCGATTCAACGCGCCCAAAGAGCCGGAGTACAAGGAATTAAAGTGCAAGTGGGTGGTCGCCTTAACGGTGCGGAAATTGCCCGGACAGAGTGGACTCGTGAAGGTAGAGTACCTTTACATACACTGCGTGCTGACATTGACTATTCCTACTGCACAGCCCAAACAATTTACGGAATTTTGGGGATTAAGGTTTGGGTATTCAAGGGTGAGATTATCCCTGGACAAGAAGAAGCACCACAACCATCAGGAAGGGAGCGCGAACCCCGTCGTCGTGACCAAAAACGCCGTCGCCAACAATTTGAAGATCGCTCCAATGAAGCGTAA
- the rplV gene encoding 50S ribosomal protein L22 — protein MATDTTEVKAIARYIRISPYKVRRVLDQIRGRSYREALIILEFMPYRACEPVLKVLRSAAANAEHNAGLDRAELVITQAYADQGPVLKRFQPRAQGRAYQIRKPTCHITVAVGAGATAAK, from the coding sequence ATGGCAACTGATACTACAGAAGTTAAAGCGATCGCTCGTTATATCCGCATCTCTCCCTATAAAGTGCGTCGTGTACTGGATCAAATCCGGGGGCGGTCCTATCGGGAAGCACTGATCATCCTGGAATTCATGCCTTACCGCGCCTGTGAACCAGTATTAAAGGTGTTAAGAAGTGCCGCCGCTAATGCTGAACACAACGCAGGTTTAGATCGGGCAGAACTGGTAATTACTCAAGCTTATGCTGACCAAGGACCAGTGTTAAAACGGTTCCAACCTAGAGCGCAAGGAAGAGCTTACCAAATTCGCAAACCGACCTGTCATATTACTGTTGCTGTCGGTGCAGGTGCTACCGCTGCTAAATAA
- the rpsS gene encoding 30S ribosomal protein S19, with translation MGRSLKKGPFVADHLLSKIEKLNEKNEKQVIKTWSRASTIIPVMVGHTIAVHNGKQHVPVFVNEQMVGHKLGEFAPTRTYRGHGKSDKKSGR, from the coding sequence ATGGGTCGTTCTTTAAAAAAAGGTCCTTTCGTTGCTGATCACTTACTCAGCAAAATCGAAAAGCTGAACGAGAAAAACGAAAAGCAAGTCATCAAAACTTGGTCGAGAGCTTCAACAATCATACCCGTCATGGTGGGTCATACCATCGCTGTACACAACGGTAAACAGCACGTTCCCGTATTTGTGAACGAACAAATGGTAGGACATAAGTTGGGAGAATTTGCCCCAACCCGCACCTACAGAGGTCATGGTAAAAGTGACAAAAAATCGGGGAGATAG
- the rplB gene encoding 50S ribosomal protein L2, whose translation MGTRSYRPYTPSTRQVTISDFAEITKTEPEKSLTESVHRAKGRNNQGRITSRRRGGGHKKLYRIIDFKRDKRDIAATVTAIEYDPNRNARIALVQYEDGEKRYILHPNGLKVGAKIIAGPEAPFEDGNALPLSNIPLGTNVHNVELTAGKGGQIVRAAGATAQVVAKEGNYVTLKLPSGEVRMIRKECYATIGQVGNTDARNLSAGKAGRNRWKGRRPKVRGSVMNPVDHPHGGGEGRAPIGRSGPVTPWGKPALGAKTRKRKKASTKLIVRRRRKSSKRGRGGRQS comes from the coding sequence ATGGGTACTCGTTCTTATCGCCCTTATACCCCCAGTACTCGCCAAGTTACAATCTCCGACTTTGCGGAAATCACCAAAACTGAGCCAGAAAAATCACTAACTGAATCAGTTCACCGTGCCAAAGGCCGGAATAATCAAGGGCGGATAACCAGCCGTCGTCGGGGAGGCGGACACAAAAAACTATACCGGATTATCGACTTTAAGAGAGATAAACGGGATATAGCAGCTACAGTTACAGCAATTGAATACGATCCTAACCGGAATGCGCGAATCGCCTTAGTTCAGTACGAAGATGGCGAAAAGCGGTATATATTACATCCCAATGGCTTGAAAGTAGGCGCGAAAATTATTGCTGGACCAGAAGCACCTTTTGAAGATGGTAATGCCTTACCTTTGTCTAACATTCCCTTGGGTACTAACGTTCACAACGTAGAACTGACAGCAGGTAAAGGCGGTCAAATCGTTCGTGCTGCTGGTGCAACAGCCCAAGTAGTGGCTAAAGAAGGTAACTATGTGACATTGAAATTACCTTCTGGTGAAGTTCGCATGATACGTAAAGAATGTTACGCCACCATCGGACAAGTAGGCAACACCGACGCGAGAAACCTGAGTGCTGGTAAAGCCGGACGGAATCGCTGGAAAGGTCGCCGTCCGAAGGTTAGAGGTAGCGTTATGAACCCTGTAGATCACCCACATGGTGGTGGTGAAGGTAGAGCGCCCATCGGTAGATCGGGACCTGTGACACCTTGGGGTAAACCAGCTTTAGGTGCTAAGACCCGCAAGCGCAAAAAAGCCAGCACTAAATTAATTGTCCGTCGTCGCCGTAAGTCCTCTAAACGGGGTCGTGGCGGTCGTCAGTCCTAG
- a CDS encoding 50S ribosomal protein L23, translated as MPNFDPRNLPDLVRRPILTEKATILMEQNKYTFEVTPKSTKTQIKAAIEDLFAVKVVKVNTTLPPRKKRRVGKFIGFKPQYKKAIVTVAAGDEDKIRQVLFPDV; from the coding sequence GTGCCTAACTTTGACCCCCGCAACCTACCCGACTTGGTGCGTCGTCCTATTCTCACCGAGAAAGCGACCATCCTCATGGAGCAAAACAAATACACATTTGAAGTAACTCCTAAATCCACCAAGACACAGATTAAAGCGGCAATTGAAGACTTATTTGCAGTCAAGGTTGTAAAAGTTAACACTACTTTACCACCGCGTAAAAAACGCCGTGTAGGTAAATTTATCGGCTTCAAGCCTCAGTACAAAAAAGCGATCGTTACCGTCGCCGCTGGGGATGAAGACAAAATCAGACAAGTTCTCTTCCCAGATGTTTAG